In Arthrobacter sp. MN05-02, the genomic stretch GGCAGTCGGCCATCGGTGCTGTCCCATCCGGCAACGTTAGGAGCGGGACGCCACCTCGATCAGGTCCCGGAGCGCTATGTGGATATCGCGCCGACGGCGATCCACCCGGAACATCTCCTGCCGACGGTCAGCCGGGGCTGACGGTCACCGCCACGACGCCGAGCCCGGCGTGCGCGGCGAGGACGGACGGGCACGGGGCGGTCGACACCTGCCCTTCTCCTGCCACCGCCTCGAGGCGCCCGGCGAGGGCCGTCGCCTCGTCCTCGTTACCGAAGTGGTGCACGGTCAGCAGGACGCCGCCTGCGCGTGCGGCGACGTCGGCCTCCACCAGTTCCTGGAGCCGCGCCATCCCGCGCGCCGCCGACCGCATGCGCTCGAGGGGGACCAGGCGCCCGCCCTGGACATGGAGGATCACCCGGACGGACAGGAGGGCGCCCAGCCAGCCCGCGGCCGCCGGGATCCTGCCTCCGCGGCGGAGCTGCTCCACACTGGGGACGTAGAAGTACAGGGCGGACGCACGCGCGGCCATGGCCGCCGCGGCCGCAGCCGCCTGCAGGTCCGCACCCTGCGCGCGCCGCCTGCGCCGCGAGGGCCGCCCGGCCCTGCGCCATGCCCGCCGTCCGTGCATCGATGACCTCGACGGGGATCGTCGCGCGGGAGGCCGCCTGACGGGCCGCGGCGACCGTGCCCGACAGCAGGCCCGACAGGTGCACGGACACGACGCCGTCGTACCCCTCCTCGGCGAGGCGGCCGTACACGGCGTCGAACTGGCCGGGGGACGGCCGCGACGTGCGCACGGTCGTGCCCGCGGCCAGGGCGACCATGAGCGGAGCGGTGACGTCGTCGTGCTCACCGGTCAGGATGTCGGCACCGACCAGTACCGGCATGGCGACCACCGCCACGCCGTCGGCCAGGCCACCGGGAGCGCTCCACTCCGGAGCGAACCCGGCGGCCGAGTCGGTGACGACGGCTACGCGCACCCGGCACGCCCTGTCCGCGCCGGGGCCGTCCGCCGACGAGTCATCACGCCGGGACGATGTTGACCAGTTTGGGTGCCCGCACGATGACCGTGCGGATGTCGCGACCGTCCAGCACGCGCTGGATCTGCTCGCTGGCCAGCGCCAGCTCGCGCAGCTCGTCCTCGGCGATGTCCGGGGACACCGTCAGGCGGTCCCGCACCTTGCCCTGCACCTGGACGACGGCGACGACGCTCTCCTGGGTCAGCAGGCCCGGATCCACCGTGGGCCAACCCGCCGTGGCGACGGTCGCCTCGTGTCCGAGGCGGCTCCACAGGTCCTCGGCCGTGTAGGGCGCGAAGAGGCTGAGCAGGATCGCGACGGCTTCGGAGGCCTCGCGCACGGCCGGGTCGGCGCCGCCGGCGCCGGAGTCGATCGCCTTCCGCGTCGCATTGACGAGCTCCATGAGCTTCGCGATGACGACGTTGAACTTGTTGGCCTCCATGAGCTCCGCGGACTCCGCCACGGTGCGGTGCGTCACCGAGCGCAGTGCCCGGTCGCCCGTCGACGGATCGGTTCCGACTCCGCTGGTCACGTCGCCACCGAGCCGCCAGGCGCGCGCCAGGAACTTCGCCGAGCCCGACGGCGAGACGTCCGCCCAGTCGACGTCGTCCTCCGGCGGCGACGCGAACACCATGGTGAGGCGCACGGCGTCGACGCCGAAGCGGTCCAGCTGCTCGCCGAGGTCCACACCGTTGCCGAGGGACTTGCTCATGGCCTTGCCGCCGTTGAGCACCTGGCCCTGGTTCAGCAGCGCACTGAAGGGCTCGGTGAAGCCGACCATGCCGAGATCGAACAGCACCTTGGTGAAGAACCTGCTGTACAGCAGGTGCAGGATCGCGTGCTCGACGCCGCCGACGTACTGGCCGACGGGCAGCCAGCGGTTCACGGCCTCGGTGTCGAACGGCGCGCTGTCCAGCTGCGGGTCCACGAAGCGCAGGTAGTACCACGACGAGTCGACGAAGGTGTCCATGGTGTCGGTGTCACGCCTCGCGGCGCCGCCGCAGTCGGGGCAGGGCACGTTCACCCACTCCTCGACGGCGGCCAGCGGCGACGTGCCCTTGGGCGCCAGCGCCTCGCCGCGCAGTCCCTCGGGCAGGGTGACCGGCAGCTGGTCGTCCGGAACCGGTACCTCACCGCAGGACGGGCAGTGGATGATCGGGATCGGCGTCCCCCAGAAGCGCTGCCGGGAGAGCAGCCAGTCCCGCAGGCGGTAGTTGATGGTGTGCTCACCGGTTCCCTGCGCCTCGACGAGCTCGACAGCCCGGCGGATGGCGGTCGCCTTGTCCAGCCCGGTCAGCTCGCCGGAGTTCACGAGCGTTCCTTCGCCCGTCGTGGCGATGCCGGTCAGCCCGGCGTCCTGCGCACCGGTGTCGACGACGGTGCGGACCGGCAGGTCGAACGCCCGTGCGAAGTCGAGGTCGCGCTGGTCGTGCGCGGGGACGGCCATGATGGCTCCGGTGCCGTAGTCCGCCAGCACGTAGTCGGCGGCCCACACGGGCAGCTTCTCCCCGTTCAGCGGGTTCACGGCGTAACGGCCGGTGAAGACGCCGGTCTTCTCGCGTTCCGTGGCCTGCCGCTCGATCTCCGACAGTCCCTTGACCTGTTCCCGGTACTGCTCCAGGGCCGCGCGCCGGTCCGGCGTGATCAGGTCCAGCGCCAGGTCCGCGTCGGCGGCGACGACGAAGAACGTCGCCCCGTAAAGCGTGTCGGGCCGTGTGGTGAAGACGGTGACGTCCCGCTCCGGCAGGTCGCCGTCGGCCTCGATCCGGAAGTGCACGTGCGCGCCTTCGGAGCGGCCGATCCAGTTGCGCTGCATGGCGAGCACCCGCTCGGGCCAGTGGCCCTTGAGCTGCTCCATGTCGTCCAGCAGGCGGTCGGCGTAGTCGGTGATCTTGAAGTACCACTGGTTCAGGTTCTTCTTCGTGACCATCGTCCCGCAGCGGTCGCAGGCCCCGTTGATGACCTGCTCGTTCGCCAGCACGGTCTGGTCCTTCGGGCACCAGTTGACGGGCGAGTTCCGGCGGTACGCGAGGCCCTTCCGGAAGAACCGGACGAAGAGCCACTGCGTCCAGCGGTAGTACTCGGGGTCCGAGGTGTGCAGCCGCCGGCTCCAGTCCGCGCTGATGGCGTACCGCTTGAACGAGTGCGCCTGCGTCTCGATGTTCGCGTAGGTCCATTCGGCCGGATGCGCGTTGCGCTTGATCGCGGCGTTCTCGGCGGGCAGGCCGAACGAGTCCCAGCCGATCGGATGCAGGACGTCGAAGCCCTTCTGGCGGTAGAAGCGCGCGCCGCGACGTCGCCCATGGCGAATGCTTCGGCGTGGCCCATGTGGAGGTCGCCGGAGGGGTACGGGAACATGTCGAGCACGTAGCGCCGCTCGCGCGTGCCGTCGTCGGCGGGCGCGAACGCCTGCAGCCGCTCCCAGACCGCCGGCCACTTCGCCTCGATGGCGGAGAAGTCGTAGGTGTTCTCGTCCGGCTGAGCGCCCTCGGGGTTGATGCTCACTGTGTGTTGACCTGTCCTGTCGGTGGAACGTCGTCCTGCTCTGGTACTGCTCGTCCGCGGGAACCCGCGCCTGCCTGCGGTGTCCGGCGCCGGACACACAAAAGCCCCTCACATCCAGGAGGGGCCGCCGCACGGTGGATGCCGTGCGGCTAGGTAAGGAGGAGGGCTCGGGGCATGCGTTCACTTTAGCAGTGCGAGCCGTACCGACGGATGCGCCGCGTGGAACGGGGCGCGCCCGGTCCGTCTGCTGCGGACCGGGCGCGCCCTGTTCGGTGGAGGGGTCGGCGCTAGCGCACGTCCTCGTCGACCCAGTCGAAGGTCTTCGTGACGGCCTTCTTCCACAGTCGCAGCTGGCGCTCCCGCTCCGCCTCGTCCATGGCCGGGTCCCAGCGCTTGTCCTCCGCCCAGTTGGTGGCGAGCTCGTCGGTGTCCTTCCAGAAGCCGACGGCGAGGCCGGCGGCGTAGGCGGCGCCGAGCGCGGTGGTCTCCGTGACCTTCGGTCGGATGACGGGGATGCCGAGGATGTCGGCCTGGAACTGCATCAGGGCGTCATTGGCGACCATCCCGCCGTCGACCCGGAGGTCCTCCATGTTCACGCCGGAATCGGCGTTCGCCGCGTCCAGCACCTCGCGGGTCTGGAAGGCCGTGGCCTCCAGGGCCGCACGGGCGATGTGGCCCTTGTTCACGAAGCGGGTCATGCCGACGATGGCACCGCGTGCATCGGCGCGCCAGTACGGCGCGAAGAGTCCCGAGAACGCGGGCACGATGTAGACGCCGCCGTTGTCGTCGACGGTGGTGGCGAGCTGCTCCACCTCGGGGGCGCTCTTGATGATGCCGAGGTTGTCACGGAGCCACTGCACGAGTGAACCGGTGACGGCGATCGAACCCTCGAGCGCGTAGACGGGTTTCGCGTCCCCGAGCCGGTAGCAGACCGTCGTGAGCAGGCCGTTCTTGGAGTGGACGATCTCCTCGCCGGTGTTGACGATCATGAAGTTGCCGGTGCCGTAGGTGTTCTTCGCGCCGCCCTTGTCGAAGGCGGCCTGGCCGAACGTCGCCGCCTGCTGGTCGCCGAGGATGCCGGCCACCGGCGTCTCGCGCAGGAGCTGCGAGGTGTGCACCGTGCCGTAGACCTCGGACGAGGAGCGGATCTCGGGCATCATCGAGACCGGCACGCCGAAGTCGGCGAGGATCGACTCGTCCCAGGACAGGGTCTCGAGATCCATGAACAGCGTGCGCGAGGCGTTGGTGACGTCGGTGATGTGCACACCGCCGTCGGTGCCGCCCGTCAGGTTCCAGGTGACCCAGGAGTCGGTGTTGCCGAACAGGAGGTCGCCGGCTTCGGCCTTCTCGCGTGCCCCGTCGACGTTGTCGAGGATCCACTTGATCTTCGTGCCGGAGAAGTAGGTGGCCAGCGGCAGGCCCACCTT encodes the following:
- the leuS gene encoding leucine--tRNA ligase, encoding MAGGLGAAAGVRARRRRHARAALRARHVPVPLRRPPHGPRRSIRHGRRRGARFYRQKGFDVLHPIGWDSFGLPAENAAIKRNAHPAEWTYANIETQAHSFKRYAISADWSRRLHTSDPEYYRWTQWLFVRFFRKGLAYRRNSPVNWCPKDQTVLANEQVINGACDRCGTMVTKKNLNQWYFKITDYADRLLDDMEQLKGHWPERVLAMQRNWIGRSEGAHVHFRIEADGDLPERDVTVFTTRPDTLYGATFFVVAADADLALDLITPDRRAALEQYREQVKGLSEIERQATEREKTGVFTGRYAVNPLNGEKLPVWAADYVLADYGTGAIMAVPAHDQRDLDFARAFDLPVRTVVDTGAQDAGLTGIATTGEGTLVNSGELTGLDKATAIRRAVELVEAQGTGEHTINYRLRDWLLSRQRFWGTPIPIIHCPSCGEVPVPDDQLPVTLPEGLRGEALAPKGTSPLAAVEEWVNVPCPDCGGAARRDTDTMDTFVDSSWYYLRFVDPQLDSAPFDTEAVNRWLPVGQYVGGVEHAILHLLYSRFFTKVLFDLGMVGFTEPFSALLNQGQVLNGGKAMSKSLGNGVDLGEQLDRFGVDAVRLTMVFASPPEDDVDWADVSPSGSAKFLARAWRLGGDVTSGVGTDPSTGDRALRSVTHRTVAESAELMEANKFNVVIAKLMELVNATRKAIDSGAGGADPAVREASEAVAILLSLFAPYTAEDLWSRLGHEATVATAGWPTVDPGLLTQESVVAVVQVQGKVRDRLTVSPDIAEDELRELALASEQIQRVLDGRDIRTVIVRAPKLVNIVPA
- the glpK gene encoding glycerol kinase, whose protein sequence is MSQQYVIAIDQGTTSSRAIVFDHKGDIVSSGQKEHEQIFPKAGWVEHDPAEIWGNTREVIGTALSRANLTRHDIAAVGITNQRETAVVWDRTTGKAVYNAIVWQDTRTQNIVDELAQDGGVERYKAKVGLPLATYFSGTKIKWILDNVDGAREKAEAGDLLFGNTDSWVTWNLTGGTDGGVHITDVTNASRTLFMDLETLSWDESILADFGVPVSMMPEIRSSSEVYGTVHTSQLLRETPVAGILGDQQAATFGQAAFDKGGAKNTYGTGNFMIVNTGEEIVHSKNGLLTTVCYRLGDAKPVYALEGSIAVTGSLVQWLRDNLGIIKSAPEVEQLATTVDDNGGVYIVPAFSGLFAPYWRADARGAIVGMTRFVNKGHIARAALEATAFQTREVLDAANADSGVNMEDLRVDGGMVANDALMQFQADILGIPVIRPKVTETTALGAAYAAGLAVGFWKDTDELATNWAEDKRWDPAMDEAERERQLRLWKKAVTKTFDWVDEDVR
- a CDS encoding hypothetical protein (possible pseudo due to frameshift), whose protein sequence is MHGRRAWRRAGRPSRRRRRAQGADLQAAAAAAAMAARASALYFYVPSVEQLRRGGRIPAAAGWLGALLSVRVILHVQGGRLVPLERMRSAARGMARLQELVEADVAARAGGVLLTVHHFGNEDEATALAGRLEAVAGEGQVSTAPCPSVLAAHAGLGVVAVTVSPG